Proteins from one Nyctibius grandis isolate bNycGra1 chromosome 2, bNycGra1.pri, whole genome shotgun sequence genomic window:
- the ADPRHL1 gene encoding inactive ADP-ribosyltransferase ARH2 — protein sequence MDKFKAALVLAGVGDALGYRNFSRENNALGAKIQQELKEIGGLENLVLSPDKWPVSDNTLMHMATAEAVITDYWCLEDLYRELVKRYVDAVDKLSGRRPDPATVEGCRELKPDNYLLAWHTPFNEKGSGFGASTKAMCLGMRYWKPERLESLIEVSIECGRMTHNHPTGFLGSLCTALFVAYAIQGKPLVQWGRDMMKVVPMAEEYCKKTIRHMAEYQEHWFYFEAKWQFYLEEREINEENQNKPVFPDNYDAEEREKTYRRWSSEGRGGRRGHDAPMIAYDALLGCGGDWTELCNRSMFHGGESAATGSIAGCLYGLVYGLSKVPKGLYQDLEQRERLEYLGENLYRLSMEEK from the exons ATGGATAAATTTAAGGCTGCGCTTGTGCTGGCTGGGGTAGGGGATGCTCTTGGTTATCGCAATTTCTCCAGAGAAAACAATGCCTTAGGTGCAAAAATccagcaggagctgaaggaaATCGGAGGGCTTGAGAACCTGGTGCTCTCCCCGGACAAGTGGCCAGTAAGTGACAACACACTCATGCACATGGCTACGGCAGAGGCTGTCATCACAG ATTACTGGTGTTTAGAAGACCTGTACCGGGAGCTGGTAAAACGCTACGTGGATGCTGTCGACAAGCTCTCGGGGAGGCGGCCAGACCCTGCTACTGTCGAAGGCTGCAGGGAATTAAAACCAGACAACTACCTTCTCGCTTGGCACACGCCGTTCAATGAAAAGG GTTCTGGGTTTGGAGCATCCACAAAAGCCATGTGTTTAGGGATGCGATACTGGAAGCCAGAAAGGCTGGAGTCCCTTATTGAAGTGAGCATTGAGTGTGGACGGATGACTCATAACCATCCTACAG GCTTTCTAGGGTCCCTCTGCACAGCTCTCTTTGTGGCGTATGCAATACAAGGGAAACCCCTTGTGCAGTGGGGAAGAGACATGATGAAGGTTGTGCCAATGGCTGAAGAATACTGCAAGAAGACCATTCGCCACATGGCAG AATATCAGGAGCACTGGTTTTACTTCGAAGCCAAGTGGCAGTTTTAtttggaggagagagaaatcaATGAGGAAAATCAGAATAAGCCCGTCTTTCCAGACAACTATGAcgcagaggagagagaaaag ACGTACAGGAGATGGAGCTCTGAAGGTCGGGGGGGCAGACGAGGCCACGATGCCCCCATGATCGCCTACGACGCCTTGCTGGGCTGCGGCGGGGACTGGACGGAGCTCTGCAACCGCTCCATGTTCCATGGAG GAGAAAGCGCGGCAACAGGGTCGATCGCTGGCTGCCTGTATGGCTTGGTGTACGGCCTAAGCAAGGTCCCCAAAGGCTTGTACCAGGACCTGGAACAAAGGGAGAGGCTCGAGTACTTGGGCGAGAATCTTTACCGACTATCCATGGAGGAAAAGTAA